One Streptomyces sp. V4I8 genomic window carries:
- the pucL gene encoding factor-independent urate hydroxylase, protein MPTILGQNQYGKAENRVVKITRDGATHHIKDLNVSVALSGDMDEVHYSGSNANVLPTDTTKNTVYAFAKEYGIESAEQFGIHLARHFVTSQEPIHQARIRIEEYAWERIDASDANSQFIGADEVKHSFVRKGQETRVTQITYDGEKWEVVSGLKDLVVMNSTNSEFWGYVKDKYTTLQEAYDRILATQVSGRWRFNWTDDEQRMPNWEKSYEQTKKHMLQAFAETYSLSLQQTLYQMGSRIINNRSEIDEVRFSLPNKHHFLVDLEPFGLKNDNEVYFAADRPYGLIEATILRDGCEAKIPMDLTNL, encoded by the coding sequence ATGCCCACGATCCTGGGACAGAACCAGTACGGCAAGGCCGAGAACCGAGTCGTAAAGATCACGCGGGACGGCGCCACCCACCACATCAAGGACCTGAACGTCTCCGTCGCCCTCTCCGGTGACATGGACGAGGTCCACTACTCCGGCTCCAACGCCAACGTCCTGCCGACCGACACCACCAAGAACACGGTGTACGCGTTCGCCAAGGAGTACGGCATCGAGTCCGCCGAGCAGTTCGGCATCCACCTCGCCCGCCACTTCGTCACCTCGCAGGAGCCGATCCACCAGGCCCGGATCCGGATCGAGGAGTACGCCTGGGAGCGGATCGACGCTTCCGACGCGAACTCGCAGTTCATCGGCGCCGACGAGGTCAAGCACTCCTTCGTCCGCAAGGGCCAGGAGACCCGGGTCACGCAGATCACCTACGACGGTGAGAAGTGGGAGGTCGTCTCCGGCCTCAAGGACCTCGTGGTGATGAACTCGACCAACTCCGAGTTCTGGGGTTACGTCAAGGACAAGTACACGACGCTCCAGGAGGCGTACGACCGCATCCTGGCCACCCAGGTCTCCGGCCGCTGGCGGTTCAACTGGACCGACGACGAGCAGCGGATGCCCAATTGGGAGAAGTCCTACGAGCAGACCAAGAAGCACATGCTCCAGGCCTTCGCGGAGACGTACTCGCTCTCCCTCCAGCAGACCCTGTACCAAATGGGTTCGCGCATCATCAACAACCGCAGCGAGATCGACGAGGTCCGCTTCTCCCTCCCGAACAAGCACCACTTCCTGGTGGACCTGGAGCCGTTCGGGCTGAAGAACGACAACGAGGTGTACTTCGCCGCCGACCGCCCCTACGGCCTGATCGAGGCCACCATCCTGCGGGACGGCTGCGAGGCGAAGATCCCGATGGACCTCACCAACCTCTGA
- a CDS encoding spore-associated protein, with product MRYARSVLSAAALAALTVGTTAALTAPASAAPNTTPQKVCGSSYKTVNSAAVGSLGTIYLTYNASNGKNCVATIRNNPGTAVDMSAWIYVSDTEEYDEDYGQYTSYAGPTYVYGKAHCVDWGGHIKNVYVQVTGSNCGALKENRVTFTR from the coding sequence ATGCGATACGCACGTTCTGTCCTGTCCGCTGCCGCGTTGGCGGCCCTCACGGTGGGTACCACGGCCGCCCTGACCGCGCCGGCCTCCGCCGCGCCCAACACCACCCCGCAGAAGGTCTGCGGCAGCAGCTACAAGACCGTGAACTCGGCGGCCGTCGGCTCGCTGGGCACCATCTACCTGACGTACAACGCCTCCAACGGCAAGAACTGCGTGGCGACCATCCGCAACAACCCGGGGACCGCCGTTGACATGTCGGCGTGGATCTACGTGTCCGACACCGAGGAGTACGACGAGGACTACGGGCAGTACACGTCGTACGCCGGACCGACCTACGTCTACGGCAAGGCGCACTGCGTCGACTGGGGCGGTCACATCAAGAACGTGTACGTGCAGGTGACGGGCTCCAACTGTGGGGCCCTGAAGGAGAACCGGGTGACCTTCACCCGCTGA
- a CDS encoding TIM barrel protein → MGFAEQRFNVNLSILFTELPLLERPAAAAAAGFTAVELWWPWIDSPTPERSELDALRKAIEDAGVQLTGLNFYAGQLPGPDRGALSVPGEESERFRANIDVAADFAASLGCKALNALYGNRVEGVDPAEQDALALENLALAARAADRIGAILLIEALNQPESPLYPLVSAPAAVGIVDKVNEATGLGNAKFLMDLYHLSMNGEDLPAVIERFAAKTGHVQIADNPGRGAPGTGALPLEELLDQLRKAGYEGWVGLEYKPGDRPSAEAFDWLPVEHRAAR, encoded by the coding sequence ATGGGATTCGCAGAGCAGCGCTTCAACGTCAACCTGTCGATCCTCTTCACGGAACTCCCGCTCCTGGAGCGCCCCGCGGCCGCCGCCGCGGCCGGCTTCACCGCGGTCGAGCTGTGGTGGCCCTGGATCGACTCCCCCACCCCCGAGCGGTCCGAGCTCGACGCCCTGAGGAAGGCGATCGAGGACGCGGGCGTCCAGCTCACCGGGCTGAACTTCTACGCAGGTCAGCTGCCCGGTCCCGACCGCGGCGCCCTGTCGGTCCCGGGCGAGGAGTCGGAGAGGTTCCGCGCCAACATCGACGTGGCGGCGGACTTCGCGGCCTCCCTGGGCTGCAAGGCCCTCAACGCCCTGTACGGCAACCGCGTCGAGGGCGTGGACCCGGCCGAGCAGGACGCCCTCGCACTGGAGAACCTGGCCCTCGCGGCCCGGGCGGCCGACCGGATCGGCGCGATCCTCCTCATCGAGGCGCTGAACCAGCCCGAGTCGCCGCTGTACCCGCTGGTGTCCGCGCCGGCCGCCGTCGGCATCGTCGACAAGGTCAACGAGGCGACCGGTCTCGGCAACGCCAAGTTCCTGATGGACCTGTACCACCTGTCCATGAACGGCGAGGACCTGCCGGCGGTGATCGAGCGGTTCGCCGCGAAGACCGGCCATGTGCAGATCGCCGACAACCCGGGCCGCGGCGCGCCGGGCACGGGGGCGCTGCCGCTGGAGGAGCTGTTGGACCAGCTGCGCAAGGCGGGGTACGAGGGCTGGGTCGGCCTTGAGTACAAGCCGGGTGACCGCCCGAGCGCGGAGGCGTTCGACTGGCTGCCGGTGGAGCACCGCGCCGCCCGCTGA
- a CDS encoding nucleobase:cation symporter-2 family protein, translating into MATTGLQHVAAMYAGVVAPPLIVGAAIGLSATDLTFLTGACLFTAGLATFLQTLGIWKIGARLPFVNGVTFAGVAPMTAIVASTEDKSDALPVIFGAVIVAGLLGFLAAPFFSKAVRFFPPVVTGTVITLIGISLLPVAFGWAQGPNPAADDYGSATNLGLAAGTLLIVLLLRRFTTGFVKQIAVLLGLVAGTLIAIPFGVTDFGPVADADVIGFPTPFHFGAPQFQLAAIISLCVVMVVSMTESTADMLALGEIVDRPADEKTIAAGLRADTLGSAISPLFNGFMCSAFAQNIGLVAMTKIRSRYVVAVGGGFLVLMGLCPMAASLIAVVPRPVLGGAGVVLFGSVAASGIQTLVRAGLDKDNNVLIVAVSLAVGIVPITAPEFYHAFPETARIVLDSGISTGCVAAVLLNLVFNHLGKGGRDAHDVTHPMEAGEEITGTATRAPATP; encoded by the coding sequence ATGGCGACCACCGGTCTGCAACACGTGGCCGCCATGTACGCGGGAGTCGTCGCCCCGCCCCTGATCGTCGGCGCGGCCATCGGCCTCTCCGCCACCGACCTGACCTTCCTCACCGGCGCCTGTCTGTTCACCGCGGGTCTCGCCACCTTCCTCCAGACGCTCGGCATCTGGAAGATCGGCGCCCGGCTGCCCTTCGTCAACGGCGTCACCTTCGCGGGCGTCGCCCCGATGACGGCGATCGTCGCCTCCACCGAGGACAAGTCCGACGCCCTGCCGGTCATCTTCGGCGCGGTCATCGTCGCCGGCCTCCTCGGCTTCCTCGCCGCCCCCTTCTTCAGCAAGGCGGTGCGCTTCTTCCCACCGGTGGTGACGGGCACGGTCATCACCCTGATCGGCATCTCCCTCCTGCCGGTCGCCTTCGGCTGGGCGCAGGGCCCCAACCCGGCCGCGGACGACTACGGTTCGGCGACGAACCTGGGCCTGGCGGCCGGGACGCTGCTGATCGTGCTGCTCCTGCGCCGCTTCACCACGGGCTTCGTCAAGCAGATCGCCGTGCTCCTGGGCCTGGTCGCGGGGACGCTGATCGCGATCCCCTTCGGCGTCACGGACTTCGGGCCGGTCGCGGACGCGGATGTCATCGGCTTCCCGACCCCGTTCCACTTCGGCGCGCCGCAGTTCCAGCTGGCCGCGATCATCTCGCTGTGCGTGGTGATGGTGGTGTCGATGACCGAATCGACGGCCGACATGCTGGCGCTGGGCGAGATAGTCGACCGCCCGGCCGACGAGAAGACCATCGCGGCCGGCCTGCGCGCCGACACCCTCGGCTCGGCGATCAGCCCCCTCTTCAACGGCTTCATGTGCAGCGCCTTCGCGCAGAACATCGGCCTGGTCGCGATGACGAAGATCCGCAGCAGGTACGTCGTCGCCGTGGGCGGTGGCTTCCTGGTGCTGATGGGCCTGTGCCCGATGGCGGCCTCGCTCATCGCGGTCGTACCGCGCCCGGTCCTCGGCGGCGCGGGCGTCGTCCTCTTCGGTTCGGTGGCCGCGAGCGGCATCCAGACCCTTGTCCGGGCCGGCCTCGACAAGGACAACAACGTCCTGATCGTCGCCGTCTCGCTGGCCGTCGGCATCGTCCCGATCACGGCGCCGGAGTTCTACCACGCCTTCCCCGAGACGGCGCGGATCGTGCTCGACTCCGGCATCTCGACGGGGTGTGTGGCGGCGGTCCTGCTGAACCTGGTCTTCAACCACCTCGGCAAGGGCGGCCGGGACGCCCATGACGTGACCCACCCGATGGAGGCGGGGGAGGAGATCACCGGGACGGCGACCCGGGCCCCTGCCACTCCATGA
- a CDS encoding 8-oxoguanine deaminase, producing the protein MAAAQRIVIENCSIATVDAKDTEYASGHIVIADNRIESLGAGRAPEGLENVVRRVDATGHLVTPGLVNTHHHFYQWITRGLATDHNLFNWLVALYPTWARIDEQMVRSAAQGSLAMMARGGVTTAMDHHYVYPQGSGDLSGAIIGAARDMGVRFTLARGSMDRSEKDGGLPPDFAVETLEGALAGTEETVKLHHDASFDAMTQVAVAPCSPFSISTELLKQGAQLARRLGVRMHTHGSETVEEEKFCHELFGIGPTDYFESTGWLGEDVWMAHCVHMNDSDIAAFARTKTGVAHCPSSNARLAAGIARVPDMLAAGVPVGLGVDGTASNESGELHTELRNALLINRLGAHREAALNARQALRLGTYGGAQVLGRAAEIGSLEPGKLADLVLWKMDTLAHASIADPVTALVFGAAAPVTASFVNGRQIVEHGRLLTADEDAIARSTRDEAQRLARIAAQA; encoded by the coding sequence ATGGCAGCAGCCCAGCGCATCGTCATCGAGAACTGTTCGATCGCGACGGTGGACGCGAAGGACACCGAGTACGCCTCGGGCCACATCGTCATCGCGGACAACCGCATCGAGTCGCTCGGCGCGGGCAGGGCCCCCGAGGGCCTGGAGAACGTCGTACGCCGCGTCGACGCCACCGGGCACCTGGTCACTCCCGGCCTGGTCAACACCCACCACCACTTCTACCAGTGGATCACCCGGGGCCTGGCCACGGACCACAACCTCTTCAACTGGCTCGTCGCCCTCTACCCGACCTGGGCGCGCATCGACGAGCAGATGGTGCGCTCCGCCGCACAGGGTTCGCTGGCGATGATGGCCCGCGGTGGCGTGACGACCGCCATGGACCACCACTACGTCTACCCGCAGGGCTCCGGCGACCTCTCCGGCGCCATCATCGGTGCCGCCCGTGACATGGGTGTCCGCTTCACCCTCGCCCGGGGCTCGATGGACCGCAGCGAGAAGGACGGCGGACTGCCGCCGGACTTCGCCGTCGAGACCCTCGAAGGCGCGCTGGCCGGGACCGAGGAGACCGTCAAGCTGCACCACGACGCCTCCTTCGACGCGATGACCCAGGTCGCCGTCGCCCCCTGCTCCCCCTTCTCCATCTCCACCGAGCTCCTGAAGCAGGGCGCCCAGCTGGCCCGCCGCCTCGGCGTGCGCATGCACACCCACGGCTCGGAGACCGTGGAGGAGGAGAAGTTCTGTCACGAGCTGTTCGGCATCGGCCCGACCGACTACTTCGAGTCCACCGGCTGGCTCGGCGAGGACGTGTGGATGGCGCACTGCGTCCACATGAACGACTCCGACATCGCCGCCTTCGCCCGGACGAAGACGGGCGTCGCCCACTGCCCGTCCTCCAACGCCCGCCTCGCGGCCGGCATCGCCCGCGTCCCCGACATGCTCGCGGCCGGCGTCCCGGTCGGCCTCGGCGTCGACGGCACCGCCTCCAACGAGTCCGGCGAGCTGCACACCGAACTGCGCAACGCCCTGCTCATCAACCGCCTCGGCGCCCACCGCGAGGCCGCCCTGAACGCCCGGCAGGCACTGCGGCTCGGGACGTACGGCGGTGCCCAGGTACTCGGCCGCGCCGCCGAGATCGGCTCGCTGGAGCCGGGCAAGCTGGCCGACCTCGTGCTGTGGAAGATGGACACCCTCGCCCACGCCTCCATCGCCGACCCGGTGACCGCCCTGGTCTTCGGCGCGGCCGCCCCGGTCACGGCGTCCTTCGTGAACGGCCGGCAGATCGTGGAGCACGGACGGCTCCTCACGGCCGACGAGGACGCGATCGCCCGCTCCACGCGGGACGAGGCCCAGCGCCTGGCGAGGATCGCCGCGCAGGCCTGA
- a CDS encoding histidine phosphatase family protein codes for MGDLLLVRHGETEWSRSGRHTGWTDVPLTEHGREEARRLMPLIRSHRIGAAFVSPLRRARETAELIGLHEVPDVAVDADLREWDYGGYEGITTVEIQRERPGWFLFTDGVAPGPPDHPGESVRQVGERADRMLAKVAAALGDGEGCAALVAHGHFLRVLTARRLGLPAADGALFQLATGTVCRLGTEHGRPVIAEWNVRPGS; via the coding sequence GTGGGTGATCTCCTTCTGGTCCGGCACGGCGAGACCGAGTGGTCACGGTCCGGGCGGCACACCGGCTGGACGGACGTGCCGCTGACCGAGCACGGGCGCGAGGAGGCGCGGCGGCTGATGCCGTTGATCCGTTCGCACCGCATCGGGGCCGCCTTCGTCAGCCCGTTGCGGCGGGCACGGGAGACCGCCGAGCTCATCGGGCTGCACGAGGTGCCGGACGTGGCGGTCGACGCGGATCTGCGGGAGTGGGACTACGGCGGGTACGAGGGGATCACGACCGTCGAGATCCAGCGGGAGCGGCCGGGGTGGTTCCTGTTCACGGACGGGGTCGCGCCCGGCCCGCCCGACCACCCCGGGGAGAGCGTGCGGCAGGTCGGGGAGCGCGCCGACCGGATGCTGGCCAAGGTGGCCGCCGCGCTCGGCGACGGCGAGGGATGTGCGGCGCTCGTGGCGCACGGGCACTTCCTGCGGGTGCTCACGGCCCGGCGGCTCGGGCTGCCGGCGGCGGACGGGGCGCTGTTCCAGCTGGCGACGGGGACGGTGTGCCGGCTGGGCACGGAGCACGGACGGCCGGTGATCGCCGAGTGGAATGTCAGACCCGGGTCGTAG
- a CDS encoding exonuclease, which translates to MAARRIKPSLYISVDIEADGPIPGPYSMLSLGAAVAGVQDADGFTAADPERHTFYRELRPVSEEFVPEALAVSGLDRERLGREGLDPALALAQFTRWVREVSADAQPVMCGYPASYDWTFLYWYLIRFTGASPFGHSGCLDMKTLYATKAGLPLRAVAKGTMPRVLLSRRRHTHHALDDAVEQAELFANLMEWQGPGSPSR; encoded by the coding sequence ATGGCCGCACGACGTATCAAACCCAGCCTCTACATCTCCGTCGACATCGAGGCCGACGGCCCGATCCCCGGTCCGTACTCGATGCTGAGCCTCGGCGCGGCGGTCGCCGGAGTGCAGGACGCGGACGGGTTCACGGCGGCCGACCCGGAGAGGCACACCTTCTACCGTGAACTGCGCCCGGTCAGCGAGGAGTTCGTGCCGGAGGCGCTGGCCGTGAGCGGGCTCGACCGCGAGCGCCTCGGCAGGGAGGGCCTCGACCCCGCCCTGGCGCTCGCCCAGTTCACGCGCTGGGTTCGCGAGGTCAGCGCCGACGCCCAGCCGGTGATGTGCGGCTACCCGGCGTCATACGACTGGACGTTCCTGTACTGGTACCTGATCCGCTTCACCGGAGCCAGCCCCTTCGGGCACTCCGGCTGCCTGGACATGAAGACGCTGTACGCCACCAAGGCCGGGCTGCCGCTGCGAGCGGTGGCCAAGGGCACGATGCCGCGCGTGCTGCTGTCGAGGCGCCGTCACACGCACCATGCGCTGGACGACGCCGTCGAGCAGGCCGAGCTGTTCGCCAACCTCATGGAGTGGCAGGGGCCCGGGTCGCCGTCCCGGTGA
- a CDS encoding helix-turn-helix domain-containing protein: MTGTGDEPFIAAVKPLVDAMGGEILPPDEAGPEDAVLSWEGADVVAVRLPQLADSLDHILAAMERRKGQPLADLDRKAKQEVVRILEARGAFSVRHGVETVASALGVSRFTVYNYLNRDKNA; this comes from the coding sequence GTGACCGGCACCGGGGATGAGCCCTTCATCGCGGCCGTGAAGCCGCTGGTCGACGCCATGGGCGGCGAGATACTCCCGCCCGACGAGGCCGGCCCCGAGGATGCCGTGCTCTCCTGGGAGGGTGCCGACGTCGTCGCCGTACGTCTGCCCCAGCTCGCCGACTCCCTGGATCACATCCTGGCGGCCATGGAGCGCAGGAAGGGTCAGCCCCTGGCCGACCTGGACCGCAAGGCCAAGCAGGAGGTCGTGCGGATACTGGAGGCGCGGGGCGCCTTCTCCGTGCGGCACGGTGTGGAGACCGTGGCGAGCGCGCTCGGGGTGAGTCGCTTCACGGTCTACAACTACCTGAACCGGGACAAGAACGCCTGA
- a CDS encoding MFS transporter, with protein MSTTLEAPTHTVSPRTYSRWASLVVLCAGTLMTILDGNIVTVAMPAIQSDLGFSGPGLAWVVNAYLIPFGGLLLLAGRLGDLVGRKRMFTAGLAVFTAASVLCGVATEQGALIAARALQGVGGAMTSAVVLGMLVALFPEPREQARAIAVFSAVGAAGGALGTFLGGALTEALNWHWIFLINLPIGIVAWLAAVRVLEADRGAGLGRGADYPGAALVTGALMLTVYVIVGAGDRDLTATLLLAALSLALFVAFTLRQARAARPLLRLRLFGSRLLSGANAVQMLMIATMYGFQFIGALYLQRVLGYGELLTGTAFLPAPIAIGVLMLGLSARTVGRFGAYRVLLAGLALIVAGMALLSRAPVDGSYLTDVLPPLLLLATGFAAAMPALTGLAMSGAREEDAGLASGLFNTTQVVGGSLGLAALSVLAASHTDDLLAGGADPVAATAAGYQLAFQAGTLIAAGALVLAAVLLRKRQN; from the coding sequence ATGTCGACCACGCTAGAGGCACCGACACACACGGTGTCCCCCCGAACGTACTCGCGCTGGGCGTCCCTCGTCGTCCTGTGCGCGGGGACGCTGATGACGATCCTGGACGGCAACATCGTCACGGTCGCGATGCCGGCCATCCAGAGCGACCTCGGCTTCTCGGGGCCGGGTCTCGCCTGGGTCGTCAACGCCTATCTGATCCCCTTCGGCGGCCTGCTCCTGCTCGCCGGCCGGCTCGGCGATCTGGTCGGCCGCAAACGGATGTTCACGGCGGGGCTCGCCGTGTTCACCGCGGCCTCCGTGCTGTGCGGGGTGGCGACCGAGCAGGGCGCGCTGATCGCGGCGCGCGCCCTGCAGGGCGTGGGCGGGGCGATGACCTCGGCCGTGGTGCTCGGCATGCTGGTGGCGCTGTTCCCCGAGCCGCGCGAACAGGCCCGTGCCATCGCGGTGTTCAGCGCGGTCGGCGCGGCGGGCGGGGCGCTCGGCACCTTCCTCGGCGGGGCACTGACCGAGGCCCTGAACTGGCACTGGATCTTCCTGATCAACCTGCCGATCGGCATCGTGGCCTGGCTCGCGGCCGTGCGCGTACTGGAGGCCGACCGCGGCGCCGGGCTCGGCAGGGGCGCCGACTACCCGGGCGCGGCACTGGTCACGGGCGCGCTGATGCTCACGGTGTACGTCATCGTCGGCGCCGGCGACCGCGACCTCACCGCCACCCTGCTCCTGGCGGCCCTGTCCCTCGCACTGTTCGTGGCGTTCACGCTCCGCCAGGCGCGGGCCGCGCGCCCGCTGCTGCGACTGCGCCTGTTCGGCTCCCGGCTGCTCAGCGGTGCGAACGCCGTCCAGATGCTGATGATCGCGACGATGTACGGCTTCCAGTTCATCGGCGCGCTCTACCTCCAACGCGTACTGGGATACGGTGAGTTGCTCACCGGCACGGCGTTCCTGCCGGCGCCGATCGCCATCGGGGTGCTGATGCTGGGCCTGTCGGCCCGTACCGTCGGCCGGTTCGGCGCGTACCGGGTGCTGCTGGCCGGGCTGGCGCTCATCGTGGCGGGCATGGCGCTGCTCAGCCGCGCTCCGGTCGACGGCTCGTACCTCACCGACGTACTCCCGCCGCTGCTCCTGCTCGCCACCGGGTTCGCCGCAGCGATGCCCGCGCTGACCGGGCTCGCCATGTCGGGGGCCCGCGAGGAGGACGCGGGGCTGGCGTCGGGGCTCTTCAACACCACCCAGGTGGTGGGCGGTTCACTGGGCCTCGCCGCACTGTCGGTCCTGGCGGCGAGCCACACCGACGACCTGCTCGCCGGGGGCGCCGATCCGGTGGCGGCCACGGCGGCGGGTTATCAACTGGCTTTCCAGGCAGGGACGTTGATCGCCGCGGGGGCGCTGGTGCTGGCGGCGGTTTTGTTGAGGAAGCGTCAGAACTGA
- a CDS encoding winged helix-turn-helix transcriptional regulator yields the protein MSQRNTGVTVQVVNAHACPVREVLDRVSGKWSVQILVAAAHGPIRFTELERSIEGISRRMLTLTLRNLERDGLVTRTVHPTVPPKVEYELTPVARELHETLQRLTDWAERNRVYIAESRAAYDEEHAPELV from the coding sequence ATGTCCCAGAGGAACACCGGTGTTACCGTCCAGGTGGTGAACGCGCACGCGTGCCCAGTCCGCGAAGTTCTTGACAGGGTCTCCGGGAAATGGAGCGTCCAGATCCTCGTCGCGGCCGCCCACGGACCCATCCGCTTCACGGAGCTGGAGCGCAGCATCGAGGGCATCAGCCGCCGAATGCTGACCCTCACCCTGCGCAATCTGGAGCGCGACGGTCTCGTGACCCGTACGGTCCATCCGACGGTGCCGCCGAAGGTGGAGTACGAACTGACGCCGGTGGCCCGGGAGTTGCACGAGACCCTGCAGCGCCTGACCGACTGGGCCGAGCGGAACAGGGTCTACATCGCCGAGTCGCGCGCGGCGTACGACGAGGAGCACGCACCGGAGTTGGTGTGA
- the uraD gene encoding 2-oxo-4-hydroxy-4-carboxy-5-ureidoimidazoline decarboxylase: protein MTSNSTPPGLARFNALEEHAAHAALHEACASTAWAKRLLAARPYATTDDLYLASDAAMAELTAEDLQEAMAGHPPIGRPKPGDPTSAREQRGMAGASEGLKAEMLELNLAYQDRFGHVFLICATGRTGEQMRDAVKERIGNSPEQEREIVRTELGKINRIRLARLVGED from the coding sequence GTGACGTCGAATTCCACGCCCCCGGGCCTGGCCCGGTTCAACGCCCTGGAGGAGCACGCGGCCCACGCCGCTCTCCACGAGGCGTGCGCCTCCACGGCGTGGGCGAAGCGGCTGCTCGCCGCCCGCCCCTACGCCACCACGGACGACCTCTATCTGGCCAGTGACGCCGCCATGGCGGAGCTGACCGCCGAGGACCTCCAGGAGGCGATGGCCGGGCACCCGCCGATCGGCCGGCCCAAGCCGGGCGATCCGACCTCGGCCCGGGAACAGCGCGGCATGGCCGGCGCCTCCGAGGGGCTCAAGGCGGAGATGCTCGAACTCAACCTGGCCTACCAGGACAGGTTCGGCCATGTCTTCCTGATCTGCGCCACCGGCCGGACCGGCGAGCAGATGCGCGACGCGGTCAAGGAGCGGATCGGCAACTCGCCGGAGCAGGAGCGGGAGATCGTCCGCACCGAGCTGGGCAAGATCAACCGTATCCGGCTCGCCCGGCTCGTCGGCGAAGACTGA
- a CDS encoding DUF5955 family protein — protein sequence MRNDDGRQGPPVNKGVMISGGTQYVGNQAVGDGAQASSGAVSFQTQDPEQAARTAQLLAVVERLLEEHRTALADPDATSRELRRLREELQEEEPQPTVLRRALHRLNEFVQPVAPLVVAVGQLAQSVQGLPGV from the coding sequence ATGCGAAACGACGACGGGCGCCAGGGCCCTCCCGTCAACAAGGGCGTCATGATCAGCGGCGGCACCCAGTACGTCGGCAACCAGGCCGTGGGAGACGGCGCCCAGGCGTCCTCCGGCGCCGTCTCCTTCCAGACGCAGGACCCGGAGCAGGCCGCTCGCACCGCCCAACTCCTGGCCGTCGTCGAGCGGTTGCTGGAGGAGCACCGCACCGCGCTCGCCGACCCCGACGCCACCAGCAGGGAGCTGCGCCGGCTGCGCGAGGAACTCCAGGAGGAGGAGCCACAGCCGACCGTCCTGCGGCGCGCCCTCCACCGGCTGAACGAGTTCGTCCAGCCGGTGGCCCCGCTCGTCGTCGCGGTCGGACAGCTCGCGCAGTCGGTGCAGGGCCTGCCGGGGGTCTGA
- the uraH gene encoding hydroxyisourate hydrolase produces the protein MSTSTTASVSTHILDTSIGRPAEAVAVQLSARSGRDASWQALGGSATDADGRCKDLPALPEGTTHVRLDFAVEPYFEKKQADAQQDAPANRDSGAVFFPEVAITFAVQPGEHYHVPLLLNPFGYSVYRGS, from the coding sequence ATGAGCACCAGCACCACCGCCTCCGTGTCCACGCACATCCTGGACACCAGCATCGGCCGCCCCGCCGAGGCCGTCGCCGTCCAGCTCTCCGCCCGTAGCGGCCGGGACGCTTCGTGGCAGGCGCTCGGCGGCTCCGCGACCGACGCGGACGGGCGATGCAAGGACCTCCCGGCGCTGCCGGAGGGGACCACACACGTACGGCTCGACTTCGCCGTGGAGCCGTATTTCGAGAAGAAGCAAGCCGATGCGCAGCAGGACGCCCCCGCGAATCGGGACAGCGGTGCCGTGTTCTTCCCCGAGGTGGCGATCACCTTCGCCGTGCAGCCCGGGGAGCATTACCACGTGCCGCTGCTGCTCAACCCGTTCGGCTACTCCGTTTACCGAGGGAGCTAG
- a CDS encoding acyl-CoA thioesterase has protein sequence MSEPFSVRITVRGYETDVQGHVNQSVYINYAEHARWSLLQAAGISQSGLTGKGVGPVALETTIRYKRELLAGDEVDVTCAFEWSGGKTFRIRQTVRKADGTVAAELTAVGGLLDLKERKMVANPQDYFKELATDPSLFGL, from the coding sequence GTGAGCGAGCCGTTTTCCGTCCGGATCACCGTCCGCGGCTACGAGACGGATGTGCAGGGGCACGTCAACCAGAGCGTGTACATCAACTATGCGGAGCACGCCCGCTGGTCGTTGCTCCAGGCCGCGGGCATCAGCCAGTCGGGGCTGACAGGCAAGGGTGTGGGGCCCGTCGCGCTGGAGACGACCATCCGCTACAAGCGGGAGCTCCTCGCCGGTGACGAGGTCGATGTGACCTGCGCCTTCGAGTGGTCGGGCGGCAAGACGTTCCGCATCCGGCAGACCGTTCGCAAGGCGGACGGCACGGTGGCCGCCGAACTCACGGCGGTCGGTGGGCTGCTGGACCTCAAGGAGCGCAAGATGGTGGCCAATCCGCAGGACTACTTCAAGGAACTGGCCACGGACCCGAGCCTCTTCGGACTGTAG